Genomic DNA from Gimesia aquarii:
TCCTGTTTCTCAAAGAATTGAAACTCAGTTCATTTGACCCGGCCCTGGCAACCACGACAGGTTTTAATGCCACACTCATTCATTATACTTTGATGACACTCGTTGCCGTTACCGCAGTCGCCAGTTTTGAAACGGTAGGAAATATCCTCGTGGTGGCGATGTTTGTCGTACCGCCGGCTGCCGCTTATATGTTAACAGATCGCCTGGTACGCATGATTATTCTCAGTGCCATTCTGGCAATCATCGCAGCAGTCCTCGGTCATATCAGCGCGATGACGGTTCCTCGCTGGTTTGGGTTTCAGAGCACATCCACAGCGGGAATGATGGCAGTCGCCGCAGGATTGCTGTTTATCATCGCAGCGTTATTTGCACCACGACATGGAATCATTGTTGTCTTTGTGCGAAGGCAGATCCTTGCCTGGAAAATTCTTGCTGAAGACATCATCGCTTTGATGTACCGGATCGAAGAACGTGATCCTCAACTAAAACCTGATGCGACTTACCTGAGAGAAATTCTTTTTTCGAGTCCGCTGCCTACCGATTGGAGTCTCCACTTCCTGGCTAGACATGGTCAAGTTATCGATTCAAATGGAACCTACGAGTTAACGGAAACTGGTCGTGATCGCGCGCGACAATTAGTACGCTCTCATCGACTATGGGAACATTACTTAGTTGAACACGCAGGTATGTCTGCTGAAAACATTCACAAACAGGCCGAACAACTGGAACACTTCACCGATCGACAGTTGCGCGAAAAATTGAATAAAGACACGTTAGACACTGACCAAGATCCACACGGGCGCCCCATTCCACCGGAGGATGAGAGGGGTTAAACAAGTTCTGAACGCTATCTATCAATGGTTTCAAAATGCTAGTCGCAAAAGTTTGGAGTCTGCCTTTCCTTTTGCAGCGATTTCATCTGGCAATTTATTAATCCACAACATATAATCAACCACTGATATGTAATCAGTCTTGAAAGCGTACCCTACGAATACGGAATGGGAAGAAACCGTATGGCAGGTAAGGTTTGTAACGGACCAGTAAATCGACGCGAGTTTATGCGAATTGGTTCTCTCAGTTTGGGAGGACTCACGCTTTCGCAGTTGATGTCTCTACGTAGCGAAGCCGGACAACCCAAGCAGGATACTTCTGTGATTTTGCTGTTTCTGCATGGGGGCCCTTCACAGCTGGAAACATACGACCTCAAACCTGATGCTCCTTCCTCCTATCGTTCTGTATTTCAGCCCATTTCCACTAACGTTCCGGGAATGGATATCTGCGAGTTATTTCCGAAGCAGGCCAAAATTGCCGACAAATTCTCTTTAGTCCGCTCACTGCATCACGATGTAGGAATACACAGTGACGGGGGTATCATTGTTCTTACCGGAAAACGGCCTTCCAAGCTGGATCCCTCGTCCCGATCGAAAAGCGAACATCCTGATTTCGGATCGATCACGAGTAAGATCCGTGGTCTATCGGAAGCTGGCACACCTCCTTATGTCTCGATTCCTTCGAAGTTCTACATGGTACAACCAACTTACCTCGGCATGCAGCATGGCCCCTTTGAATCGAGTGAACCTTCCTCGAAAAATTATCGTCCTCCTTCACTGAAACTGAATGCGGGCATGGACGGGAAACACTTATTGGAACGCCGACAACTGCTTGAGCAGTTTGATCGTCTACGAAATGATCTCGATCTTTCCGGTGATCTGGAAGGCAACGAAAAGTTTCGCAACCTCGCATTCCAAATGTTAACGAGCCCGGAAGCAGCGAAGTCGTTTGATATCGCCCTTGAAGATGATCAACTCCGTGAGCGGTACGGACGCAATATGTGGGGACAAGGCTGTCTCCTGGCCCGTCGTTTGGCGCAAGCTGGTTGTGGTGTTGTTTCGCTCTACTTTAATACACCTAAAACCGGTCAGGAATTTACGAACTGGGACGACCATATTTCCAACGCTGGTCGACCCGGACACTTTGCAAAATATATGAGCATTCGGCTGTCTTACATGGACCAGGCACTGACAACACTCATCGAAGACATTCATGAACGTAATCTTGATAAGAAGATTATGGTCGTCGCCGTAGGTGAATTCGGACGGACTCCTCGTCTCTCATCAAATAACACGGGAACGGGCCGTAATCACTGGCCAGAGGCATACACGGCGTTATTTTCTGGTGGTAACCTGAAAATGGGTCAAGTCGTGGGAGCCACAAATTCGAAAGCAGAGTATCCGACACATAGCCCCTACACTCCTCAAGATATGCTGGCCACGATCTACCAACATCTGGGCATCGATTACGACAAGTCGATCGTTGATTTCCAGGGTCGCCCTATTCCAATTCTGCCGCACGGTAAACCGATTAAAGAATTAATTTAATCTGCTTTAGAATGAATCTCATATCATTTTGCAGGCTGAGATTCAAAGACAGTCTGAATGCTCTTCATCAGTAAGCCATCCACTTGGGGATCGCTAAAGGCAACGCTGACTTCATAGCCTCCTTGAAAATAGGCTTCAGCTGTCGGAATGTACCAGGGACCTCCGTCTCCATAACCGGCAGTCGCTACAAAACGTGTTGGTTGTAAGGTCTGTGAACGTAACTGATATTCCACAAAGGGCTCAGCCGGAAGATGAACTAGTGAAACTTGATTCATGTGTAAAGCACTGAGTGTAATGGGAATTTTCTGTCTGCAACGTCGGATCCAGGCTAAAGTAAAAGCTGGGCGATTACGAAGAACGACATTTTGAGAACGGTCATTGATTTGTTTCTCAATCAATTCAGCAGAAAAAGATTTATGGACCGGAGGCAGAAAATCAGTGGTCGCCCAATTCATAATTTGGATCGGTTCAGGGCACAATTTTTGAGAAGCCTGTTGCATGGCATCAAATAATCGCTGTGTCAGCACTTGACGATTTTCTTTATGGGAGCTGTTGTTATATTTACCTGTATTCAGGTTCCCTGCACAACCAGTAAAATAAATATGTGTGCAATCTGGTGTATCATGTTGTTCCTTTAACCTTCGAGCCTGGCCAACAAATTCACTAGTCACATGCCCTTCCTGACAACAGTAACTTATCGGATGCACGGCGTAGTAATAACAGGCTGCGACCTTCT
This window encodes:
- a CDS encoding DUF1501 domain-containing protein, whose translation is MGRNRMAGKVCNGPVNRREFMRIGSLSLGGLTLSQLMSLRSEAGQPKQDTSVILLFLHGGPSQLETYDLKPDAPSSYRSVFQPISTNVPGMDICELFPKQAKIADKFSLVRSLHHDVGIHSDGGIIVLTGKRPSKLDPSSRSKSEHPDFGSITSKIRGLSEAGTPPYVSIPSKFYMVQPTYLGMQHGPFESSEPSSKNYRPPSLKLNAGMDGKHLLERRQLLEQFDRLRNDLDLSGDLEGNEKFRNLAFQMLTSPEAAKSFDIALEDDQLRERYGRNMWGQGCLLARRLAQAGCGVVSLYFNTPKTGQEFTNWDDHISNAGRPGHFAKYMSIRLSYMDQALTTLIEDIHERNLDKKIMVVAVGEFGRTPRLSSNNTGTGRNHWPEAYTALFSGGNLKMGQVVGATNSKAEYPTHSPYTPQDMLATIYQHLGIDYDKSIVDFQGRPIPILPHGKPIKELI
- a CDS encoding metal ABC transporter permease, which produces MSGLEQWNWSLDGWIIAAGILCAVSSALLGNFLVLRKMSMLGDAITHAILPGLAAAFFISDSRSSIPMFAGAVLAGILTALFTEWIRSFGKVDEGASMGVVFTSLFALGLVMIVQAADHVDLDPGCVLYGAIELTPLDTILISGWEIPRVVVVLSVVLLINLLFVVLFLKELKLSSFDPALATTTGFNATLIHYTLMTLVAVTAVASFETVGNILVVAMFVVPPAAAYMLTDRLVRMIILSAILAIIAAVLGHISAMTVPRWFGFQSTSTAGMMAVAAGLLFIIAALFAPRHGIIVVFVRRQILAWKILAEDIIALMYRIEERDPQLKPDATYLREILFSSPLPTDWSLHFLARHGQVIDSNGTYELTETGRDRARQLVRSHRLWEHYLVEHAGMSAENIHKQAEQLEHFTDRQLREKLNKDTLDTDQDPHGRPIPPEDERG